CGAATGCCTTGTCGACCTTCAACTGGTCGATGGGCATCTTGCGGATCCGCGTCAGCGAGGAGTAGCCGGCACCGAAGTCGTCCATGGAGATCCGCAGCCCGAGTTCCCGGAGCTCGAAGAGGACTCGTTCGGAATCCAGGGCGAGTGCTTCGGCTTCGGTGACCTCGAGCACGAGGGCGGAGGGTGGCACTGCTGCCCGCTCGATTCGTTCAGCGACGAAGTTGAAGAACCCTGGGTCGCGCAGCAGGGACGCGTCGATGTTGACCTGAGCCCAGATGTCGTGTCCCTGGGCGTGCCAACGGTCAAGGTCGGAGAGAGTCGTGTCGAACACCTGTCGAGTGAGCCTGAGAATGTTGCCGGACCGCCGGGCGAGTTCGATGAACTGGTCCGGAGGTATGGCACCGCGGGTCGGGTGCTCCCACCGCGCAAGGGCTTCCACCGCCACGGTCCTGCCGTGCCTCTCGACGATCGGTTGGTAGGCAACGTCGATTCCGCCACGGTCGAGGGCGTCGGTCAGGTTCGCAATCAACCGCAGGTCGTCAACGGCTTGGCCGTTGCGCTCGCCCCGGTCGACCCACATCAGGCCCGGGGTGGTCCTCGCCCGTGCGGCAGCCTCATTGGATCGGCGGATCATCTGTGAGGGTTCGGCTTCCCCGAAGACGATGCCGACCGCCGGCACCAGTGCTACTGAGAGGTCCCCAAGTCGGAAGGGCACCCGGAGTGCTTCCGCCACCTTCATTGCTCGCCGCTGCACGTCGAGGTGGCCCTCACCGTTGTCGGGGAGCAGCACAAGGGTTTCCTCTGTGCCGTGCAGTGCGCCCTGGGGGCCGGTGCGGGTCCCGATCTCAGAGAGCAGGTCGGCGACCAGTTCTTGGGAGAGGATCGCGGTCACCTCAACCATCCGTCCCAGATGGACCGTGGCGGCAGCCGTGATGGTCGAGGCCGCCTTGCGGACGGCGGTGGTTTGGAGCACCAGACCGCTGCCGGGGTGGCGACTGTTGGCCGTTCGGCGCCGCTCGGTCTCAGCGACCGCGGCGACGACCGCGCCCACGATGGCCATGGCCGCAACTTCCCCGATGCCGGAGGCCGTGCCAATCGAGGCTGCGGAGACGTACCCAACGAACGGTCCTGCCAGCACGACGGCGGCATCGCAGGTGCCGCGGACCCGCACGGAGCCCGACAGGATGGCGACGGCGGCGGCAGCGGCCACACCGGCCAGGACGGCCTGGTCGTTGGGGCCGAGCGCGAGGATGCCGGTTGCCACCATTGCAGCTGTGGCACTGGTCGCGATGTGCGGTAGCGCGACGCCTGGTCGGTGGTGGCGGGCGAACGCTATCGGCACGGCAACGGCGATCGCGGCTCCTGCCGGCCCTGCTGTGGCAGCGAGCAGGGCCGCCACGATCGCGCCCGGCGACCATCGGCGCGCGGTCGGGCTGTGCACGAGCCACTCGATGCCGATGAGCGCCAAGGTCAGGGGAAGGATCAGGAAGGGCATGGCTCCGGAGGGTGTGGTCGGCCGGCGGCAACCAAGTGCTGCACCTTCGTGCGTATCGGCGGTGCGCAGGGGTGCCTGACCGAATCGTTGTCACACAAGGACATTCCGAAGACTCAACCCCCGACCGCCGGCCGTTCATTGGGTCGGCCGACACGACCACCCGTCGAGCGTCCCGAATCGAGCTGGCCGACCGTGGTGAGGTCACCGGTGAAGAGGTTGACCGTGAAAGGACCGGCGCCGCTCAGGCCGTCGTGGGGACGGACCGCCACGGCGAGCACCACCCTTCCAACCCCGATGCGCAGTGTGGTGAGGTGCTCGGTCCCGTCGCTGTAGTGGATCGCACGGTTGATTGCGGTGTCTGCGGTGCCGAACGGAACCCTTCCCTCGATGAGGGTCCGGGCTTGTTCGGGCAGGGCTAGGAACTCCTCCGCCGGGTCGAGGTTCGCAGCTGCATCCGCGCCGGCGGACGAACCTCCCGCCTGCGTGGCGGCCGGCGCCGATGCGATCGCGGTCTGCTTGGGGTTGCGCACCGCCCACAAACCGTCCTGCGCGGCGACCCATGGACCGGTGGCCTTCGCCACGGTCCTCCCGCCTGCCTCGCGAACTTGCACCGGTCGTGACACGACGAACCGTGCGACGCCGGACTCACCGACGACCAGGCACACTCCCTCCTCACGGCAGTCGCCGGTGGCCTTGTTGCGTCGCACGCGCGGTTCGGTCCCGACCGACCCGCGGATGCTCCCCAGTCCATCGAGCACCGGTGCCTGGCCGATGAGGGCCATCAGGCCCTCGAGGTCTGCCAGCTTGGGGGATGCTGCTGAGTAGGT
This genomic window from Euzebya pacifica contains:
- a CDS encoding EAL domain-containing protein; protein product: MPFLILPLTLALIGIEWLVHSPTARRWSPGAIVAALLAATAGPAGAAIAVAVPIAFARHHRPGVALPHIATSATAAMVATGILALGPNDQAVLAGVAAAAAVAILSGSVRVRGTCDAAVVLAGPFVGYVSAASIGTASGIGEVAAMAIVGAVVAAVAETERRRTANSRHPGSGLVLQTTAVRKAASTITAAATVHLGRMVEVTAILSQELVADLLSEIGTRTGPQGALHGTEETLVLLPDNGEGHLDVQRRAMKVAEALRVPFRLGDLSVALVPAVGIVFGEAEPSQMIRRSNEAAARARTTPGLMWVDRGERNGQAVDDLRLIANLTDALDRGGIDVAYQPIVERHGRTVAVEALARWEHPTRGAIPPDQFIELARRSGNILRLTRQVFDTTLSDLDRWHAQGHDIWAQVNIDASLLRDPGFFNFVAERIERAAVPPSALVLEVTEAEALALDSERVLFELRELGLRISMDDFGAGYSSLTRIRKMPIDQLKVDKAFVGDIAHDEQSRIILIATLRIAGALGIQSVCEGVETAAQADLLRDFGVHLQQGYLHGRPVPAHAITRLLTDGQTAVPAESAPTPTMVL